Genomic window (Funiculus sociatus GB2-C1):
CAATTCCTAATAACTCCATTCCAGGTAGGCGAGTCGGCAAGATTAGCAAGCACAGCACCACAGAACCAACGGTTACTGCCCAGTTGACAATTTGACGCGCCCAAGGTGACAAATTAGAAACCTTAATCATTAGTCATTAGTTATTAATTATTAGTTATTAATAAATTGTGATTAGCTAATTGTTCAAGAGCCATTAACTATTAGCCAATAACTAAACAAATTTATTTGGGATATATTACCACCCACTCCAAATAACTAATCGGCGCTGTCACCTTAATAATTGCTTCAGGAGCCGGGGTTTTTTCCAAATTTACAGACTCGACGCGACCCAGTGGCAAGCCTGGAGGGAACAGTTTACTGGCAGAGGATGTTGCGACAACATCGCCCCGCCGGACATCCGGCACTTTGTCAAAAAACTGCATCACCACTCTATTAGAGCCGTAGCCCCGAATATAACCCATAACGCGGCTGCGGCTAACCACCGCACCCGCGCGACTGCTAGGGTCGCTAATCAGCAAGACGCGGCTGGTATGGGATGTCGCTTCCACGACGCGACCTATCAAGCCACCTGTACCCATAACAATAAAGTCTTTTTGGATGCCATCTTCAGTGCCACGTCCCAAAGTGACCTGTTGCCACCAATTGTCCGGGGTACGCCCGACTATTGGCGCCGTTATCGCCTTCTGTTTCCTTTGTTGTACATAACCTAGAAGCTCTTGTAACTTCTGATTTTGGTTTTGCAGTTCGGTCAGGCGATCCTGCAATTCTTGTACGCGGGCATTCTCTCTAATCTCTTGTGGCGGGGCTTCAGTTTGAAAGGGGCGGGTAAGCAACTGGTAAACCTCAAACATGGCTGCCCCTTGGGTTTGCCGGAGGAACCAGGCACTCCCAATAGCTGCCCCCGCCACCATAACTTGTATGCCGTGCCGAACCCACCAGCGACGCAGTGTATACATTTAGCTATCAGCTTTTTGTCTGTTATTCGTTGTCTGTTATTCGTTGTCCGTTGTTCGTTGTCCGTCGTTCATTGGCGTTTGAAAGTTTGAAGGTTGGAAAGTTGTCGCCTGACAACTTTTCAACGTTTCAACATTCCAACTTTTGCCTGACTACTGACCACTGACCGCTGATTGCTACATACTGCGCGATCGCCCACTAAAGACCCGCTCCAATTGTTTGAAGTTCTCTAACACTCTACCTGTCCCCAGCACCACGCACGACAGCGGATCTGCCGCTACGTGAGTAACAATTCCCGTTTCGTGGCTGATTAGCGTATCAAGCCCCTTCAACAAAGCACCACCACCAGCCAGCATGATACCTCTGTCGATAATGTCGGCTGCTAGTTCCGGAGGAGTTCGTTCTAAGGTTCGCTTCACCGCATCCACAATCACTGAAAGCGGTTCAGACATACTTTCGCGAATTTCCGGCCCCTTGATAGTA
Coding sequences:
- the mreC gene encoding rod shape-determining protein MreC; translation: MYTLRRWWVRHGIQVMVAGAAIGSAWFLRQTQGAAMFEVYQLLTRPFQTEAPPQEIRENARVQELQDRLTELQNQNQKLQELLGYVQQRKQKAITAPIVGRTPDNWWQQVTLGRGTEDGIQKDFIVMGTGGLIGRVVEATSHTSRVLLISDPSSRAGAVVSRSRVMGYIRGYGSNRVVMQFFDKVPDVRRGDVVATSSASKLFPPGLPLGRVESVNLEKTPAPEAIIKVTAPISYLEWVVIYPK